The proteins below come from a single Aegilops tauschii subsp. strangulata cultivar AL8/78 chromosome 6, Aet v6.0, whole genome shotgun sequence genomic window:
- the LOC109731477 gene encoding uncharacterized protein has protein sequence MATASLPGSPEAAAAVLENDDLVSEILLRLPPQPSSLPRASRVCRRWRRLLSDPAFRRRFRIHHRRGTPPLLGLFGSSRGVVTFQPALDAPDRLPRGHFSLNLDDDYMTLGWRHGLALFYLPDSLQVVVWDPLAGAQHRLDIPEGFVLDPSEDPVNGAVLRAAGDIDHFQVVLVTSDGRRPALACVYSSETGLWGDFISAQLQSATMVHWGEPSVLAGGCIYWLISVTSILEFDLDSQSLAVILVPADMLTGRSHQSTVMRAEGGGMGFLNVADFTAEFWRRETDCDGSWMLGGTVELDKLLPPGSDNEALRMLGYAEENNVVFFWTVVGVFMFNLQSLEPTRLSEIGISGYGYHPFETVYTPGIGGGQEGTDKRRSWWKRCRQHIRGLFSCARGGNDGDNK, from the exons ATGGCGACGGCCAGCCTCCCCGGCTcgccggaggcggcggcggcggtgctggAGAACGACGATCTGGTCTCCGAGATCCTCCTCCGCCTCCCCCCGCAGCCGTCCTCCCTCCCGCGCGCCTCCCGCGTCTGCAGGCGCTGGCGCCGCCTCCTCTCCGACCCCGCCTTCCGCCGCCGCTTCCGCATTCACCACCGCCGCGGCACCCCTCCGCTCCTCGGTCTCTTCGGCTCGAGCCGGGGCGTCGTCACCTTCCAGCCAGCCCTGGACGCCCCCGACCGCCTCCCCCGCGGCCACTTCTCCCTCAACCTCGACGACGACTACATGACCCTCGGATGGCGCCACGGCCTCGCGCTCTTCTACCTCCCGGACTCGCTCCAGGTCGTCGTCTGggaccccctcgccggcgccCAGCACCGCCTCGACATTCCCGAGGGGTTCGTGCTCGACCCGTCGGaggacccagtcaacggggcggTGCTTCGCGCCGCCGGGGACATCGACCACTTCCAGGTGGTCCTGGTAACCAGCGACGGGAGACGACCAGCACTTGCCTGCGTTTACTCGTCGGAGACTGGGTTATGGGGTGATTTCATCTCCGCGCAGCTCCAATCCGCGACCATGGTCCATTGGGGCGAGCCCTCTGTGCTGGCTGGGGGTTGCATTTACTGGTTGATTTCTGTGACGAGTATCCTCGAGTTTGATTTGGATAGCCAGAGCCTAGCTGTGATATTGGTGCCAGCGGACATGCTTACCGGCAGGAGTCACCAGTCCACGGTTATGCGAGCAGAGGGTGGTGGGATGGGTTTCCTCAACGTGGCAGACTTCACTGCCGAATTTTGGAGGAGGGAGACAGACTGTGATGGTTCATGGATGCTTGGAGGAACTGTTGAATTGGACAAGTTACTTCCCCCAGGTTCAGATAACGAAGCCCTGCGTATGTTAGGTTATGCGGAGGAAAACAATGTGGTGTTCTTCTGGACAGTTGTTGGTGTCTTCATGTTCAACCTTCAGTCATTGGAGCCCACGAGACTTTCTGAGATTGGCATCTCTGGTTATGGTTATCATCCATTCGAAACCGTCTATACTCCAG GCATTGGTGGTGgacaagagggaactgacaagaGGCGCTCGTGGTGGAAACGATGTAGGCAACACATAAGAGGATTATTCAGTTGCGCTCGTGGTGGAAACGATGGAGATAACAAATAA
- the LOC109731460 gene encoding uncharacterized protein, with protein sequence MASEPVALPDDALAEVLRRLPPHILAETRQVCKAWRDAVDDRLRGIFINFSGQYFSEFFSRPSTGPAIDGGFDFLPCMGVEVKDHCDMGVKVKDHCNGLLLCRESSYRALPCPREYVVNPATWRWARLPKRPPPLMPGFDHTAHLAFEPAVSPHYQVFLIPRVPWRLPSDGESGDDDDNPLLELEWPPASYLIDVFSSVTQRWDTTTFLREGEAAGIVADMQLDWRYDPSLYHAVYWQSALYIHCQHGYLMRMSLSDHSYRVIKLPGAVGLIVYSNHRLGRSSQGVYCAILDGSKRLQVWYLSESCGRIEWVLKHDTRLKTVYAQQLGKQWILQQVNLRKEDPEHKASVDVKYDYDWNSDEDNVLDIEDVVEEAVDVIEDEEHISYGFLGFHPYKEVVFLNTSTRGLAYDWINSKFQDLGSSWTCQAYGTPYGETGVSFPYTPCWVSAFPGNELESLLLDEKLYRNKLELEAQLEEESYFTYMGEYELRKQSGRAKRVKDSAAKIRRRHHIAARQEPIITDMKSKVNRTGATKFSLGKATTELVTAIVGS encoded by the exons ATGGCATCGGAGCCGGTCGCGCTACCGGACGACGCGCTCGCGGAGGTCCTCCGGCGTCTCCCCCCGCACATCCTGGCCGAGACCCGACAGGTCTGCAAGGCGTGGCGCGACGCCGTCGACGACCGCCTGCGCGGCATCTTCATCAACTTCTCGGGGCAGTACTTCTCGGAGTTTTTCTCCCGCCCGTCAACGGGCCCGGCGATTGACGGAGGGTTCGACTTCCTGCCTTGCATGGGCGTCGAGGTCAAGGACCACTGCGACATGGGCGTCAAGGTCAAGGACCACTGCAACGGCCTTTTGCTTTGCCGCGAGTCGAGCTACCGTGCACTGCCGTGCCCGCGCGAGTACGTCGTCAACCCGGCCACCTGGCGGTGGGCGCGTTTGCCCAAACGCCCCCCGCCGCTCATGCCAGGATTCGACCACACCGCCCACCTCGCGTTCGAGCCCGCTGTGTCGCCGCACTACCAGGTCTTTTTGATCCCACGCGTGCCATGGCGACTGCCATCCGACGGAGAATCCGGCGACGACGATGACAACCCGTTGCTCGAATTGGAGTGGCCTCCCGCGTCATACCTCATCGATGTGTTCTCCTCGGTGACTCAGCGATGGGACACAACAACCTTCCTTCGGGAAGGGGAAGCTGCCGGGATCGTCGCCGATATGCAGTTGGATTGGCGGTATGATCCGTCTCTCTATCATGCCGTATACTGGCAAAGCGCACTCTACATCCATTGCCAACATGGCTATCTTATGAG AATGTCCTTGTCAGATCACTCGTACAGAGTGATTAAACTACCAGGTGCCGTTGGATTGATAGTATATTCCAACCACCGTCTCGGGAGATCATCGCAAGGGGTGTATTGTGCAATACTTGATGGCTCGAAACGACTTCAGGTTTGGTATCTCAGTGAATCGTGCGGTCGAATAGAATGGGTGTTAAAACATGATACCCGTCTTAAGACCGTCTATGCTCAACAGCTGGGCAAACAATGGATCTTACAACAGGTTAACCTCCGTAAGGAGGACCCTGAGCACAAAGCCTCAGTGGACGTGAAATATGACTATGACTGGAACTCTGATGAGGATAACGTTCTTGACATTGAAGACGTCGTTGAAGAGGCGGTAGATGTCATTGAAGATGAAGAGCATATATCTTATGGTTTCCTTGGATTTCATCCTTATAAAGAGGTTGTCTTCTTGAATACATCAACAAGAGGACTAGCCTATGACTGGATCAACTCAAAATTCCAGGACTTGGGCAGTTCATGGACATGTCAAGCGTATGGAACACCATATGGAGAGACAGGCGTATCTTTTCCATACACGCCTTGCTGGGTAAGCGCGTTTCCTGGAAACGAATTAGAATCTCTTCTTTTAGACGAGAAGCTATATAGGAACAAGCTAGAACTGGAAGCTCAACttgaggaggaatcctacttcaCCTACATGGGCGAGTACGAGCTGCGCAAGCAGTCTGGGCGTGCCAAGAGGGTCAAGGACTCCGCCGCCAAGATTCGTCGCAGACACCACATTGCCGCTCGGCAGGAACCCATCATCACCGACATGAAGTCGAAGGTGAATCGCACCGGGGCGACCAAGTTCAGCCTTGGCAAGGCCACCACAGAACTAGTCACCGCCATAGTTGGATCCTAG